A single window of Silurus meridionalis isolate SWU-2019-XX chromosome 11, ASM1480568v1, whole genome shotgun sequence DNA harbors:
- the lrrc32 gene encoding transforming growth factor beta activator LRRC32, with protein MMSTQVCFLFFIGNLFSLRLSLCQELQREADTNQSLKHIPPGDLSGNHALNLSHKLFQFIQSDIKNMTQLKVLDAVLKKHVGPLSTVQKLDLSGNGLYTDMIDYLLRDAPALTNLSLNENSITKLANSTFSGCQSLRNIDLHNNVILEIEEGTFDSLLNLTELDLSVNSISCITDFNLFQLRSLNLSKNSMNSFQTIDSDQEFELLYLDLKENKMHYFPVLPRWNKIIYLDLSRNQLHSLNSTGPDDELQYLRDIEELTLTPLYSSKTHQLLPRLLYLDLSYNQFKAVPSDFFTSLVALDTLNISNNCLESFLVDTDSPLNALKTLDLSFNNLQNLTFKEKTLLALETLYLQGNILSILDPEIFNLPQITNLHLQSNELSVCDPLQNQTSDCVSLYSIRTLRYLYMSENKLTFLPAHAFIGSPLLILDISLNPNMKISEQALAGLERTLTHLYLRGNHLKKLNISLSALHSLKVLDLPDNQLDGLFLGERATAIEILNLQNNNVKVLDAGTVLALKKTLKTLSLASNPLICCENMHLISLVQQAHVDIDSAMCQYTKDVGYGEINLRDVKSEHCETLNSKVLLIAMISVLVLGLMIVLLVAIKLCHSKSHRFSNSYKA; from the exons ATGATGAGCACCCAGGTGTGCTTCCTCTTCTTTATTGGGAATTTATTCTCACTACGGCTTTCACTTTGCCAAGAG CTCCAGCGTGAAGCTGACACCAATCAGAGCTTGAAACATATACCACCCGGTGACCTTTCTGGAAACCATGCACTGAATCTGTCCCACAAACTTTTCCAGTTTATCCAATCAGACATCAAGAACATGACTCAACTTAAAGTTCTGGATGCAGTTCTGAAAAAGCATGTGGGTCCACTCTCTACAGTCCAAAAACTTGACCTGTCTGGAAACGGCCTTTACACAGACATGATCGACTACCTTCTGAGAGATGCTCCTGCTCTTACCAACCtttctttaaatgaaaataGCATAACAAAATTAGCCAATAGCACCTTCAGTGGCTGCCAATCACTAAGAAACATCGATTTACATAACAATGTCATTCTGGAGATTGAGGAGGGCACATTTGATTCTCTGCTAAATCTGACTGAACTGGATTTATCAGTGAATTCAATCTCATGCATTACTGATTTTAACCTGTTCCAGCTGAGATCACTAAACCTAAGCAAAAACAGCATGAACTCCTTCCAGACCATTGACTCAGACCAAGAGTTTGAGTTGCTCTACCTGGACCTTAAGGAGAATAAGATGCACTACTTTCCTGTCCTTCCCAGGTGGAATAAAATCATCTATCTAGACCTTTCACGAAACCAGCTGCATAGCCTGAACAGCACAGGTcctgatgatgagctccagtaTCTGAGGGACATAGAAGAACTGACTCTGACTCCACTCTACAGCAGCAAAACCCACCAGTTGCTTCCTAGACTTCTGTACTTAGATCTGAGCTATAACCAGTTCAAGGCTGTGCCTTCTGATTTCTTCACCAGCTTGGTGGCTTTAGATACCCTTAATATTAGCAATAACTGTCTGGAGAGCTTCCTCGTGGACACTGACAGTCCTCTGAATGCTTTAAAAACCCTCGACCTGAGCTTTAACAACCTGCAGAACCTGACTTTTAAGGAGAAAACGCTGTTGGCACTGGAGACACTCTACCTGCAGGGCAACATTCTCAGTATATTAGACCCTGAAATCTTTAATCTACCCCAGATCACCAACCTGCATCTTCAGTCTAATGAGCTGAGCGTCTGTGATCCACTCCAAAATCAAACGAGCGattgtgtctctctctattctATCCGCACCCTGCGATACCTTTATATGTCTGAGAACAAACTGACTTTTTTGCCTGCACATGCTTTCATTGGAAGCCCATTGCTAATCTTGGACATATCTCTGAACCCTAACATGAAAATCAGTGAACAGGCCCTAGCAGGCTTAGAGAGAACCCTTACACACCTCTACTTGAGAGGAAACCATCTTAAAAAACTTAACATCAGCCTCTCAGCCCTACACAGCTTAAAGGTTTTGGATTTGCCTGATAACCAGTTAGATGGCCTGTTTCTGGGTGAGAGAGCCACTGCCATTGAAATTCTGAATCTGCAGAACAACAACGTCAAGGTTCTGGACGCTGGCACAGTGTTGGCTTTAAAAAAGACACTTAAAACTCTCTCTCTTGCCTCAAATCCACTCATTTGCTGTGAAAACATGCATCTGATCAGCCTAGTGCAGCAGGCCCATGTGGACATTGACAGTGCCATGTGCCAATACACAAAGGATGTTGGGTATGGGGAAATCaacctcagagatgtgaaaTCAGAACATTGTGAAACTCTAAACAGCAAAGTGCTTTTAATTGCCATGATATCTGTACTAGTTTTGGGACTGATGATTGTTTTGTTAGTGGCTATAAAGCTGTGCCACTCAAAAAGTCACAGATTCAGCAACAGTTACAAGGCTTAA